The following is a genomic window from Acipenser ruthenus chromosome 19, fAciRut3.2 maternal haplotype, whole genome shotgun sequence.
GTTTACCAGATTTTTATACGTTGATTGGTTCCAGAAATGGGTACTTTGATGTACCATAGACTTCATACATGCAAAAGCTACATATTTTTCAATGATCTCATTCTCCTAAGGATTCATGTCCCAGTCAGATGATGAAAATTCTCCGGAATCTCTGTAATTGCATTGATGATTACCCTGAACCCTTTTATTCTGATGACTGTAGACCTCATGTCTGTTTGCTTTACAAACTAACAAGGTGAACAACCGTTTTTAATGTATCTAAAACTAGTCTAAAGTGTCATGTGTTACTGAACTACTTTTAAGGTTACATTAATACAAAGTTGACGGGATGGCTATGCCCAGAACTTCTGGCATGCTTAAAGTTTTAGTTTCTTAAATGCATTATTTCTCAATCATATTTTCTTTACAGACGAAAGGCACGCCAGGCTAAAGCCCGCCGAATTGCCCCCCGTCCCATTGCAGGCCCTCTCAGACCATCAGTGCGGTGTCCCACGGTGAGGTACCACACCAGAGTGCGTTCCGGACGTGGTTTCACCCTTGAGGAGCTGAAGGTATGTTAAGTTTCAGGCCTTTTATCTgtctattaaccctttgctgtcctatgtcggaccagattacaattttccctttccggtcatcaaaaagatgtcaagcacaggtctctagtctttttttctccagaaaaagcagagaaaacctttcaatggccgaatGAGACAGATAGGAGCCGAGGGAAGCCGAGAAAAAAGGGGCGAATCTGAGCAGTACACATAGTCCctgcaccacagacataacacggacataaacaagatagttgcttccgcatccagcactcaaagaatatcagacatttgccaagcttcttgagatgttatagtaataaaataattacttggatcgcattattgtggagtttggtgataaaaagagtgatcaggagatgattcatcagtatgcacgactatgaagaggtacgtgaaaaatacaacaaataaggGGAAGGcggggctgggctggagatgcagtactgagtgtcctgttgatatgcagtgccttttaaacctgttttactttgaataaaattacttttaaacagcgcgtgtgaaaaaaATTGGACCTGGTGTGCCTGACAGACGATTAATAAATgcaccgcaaagggttaatacacacTTTGCCAATAGTCAGACTACTGAAGGATTTTTGGTGtggttaacagttaataaatatTTCTAGTAAGGTATCCTTTGTACTTGTTTCACAAACTGCACTACCAGTCAGAAGGTTTTAGGCACCACCCATCGGTCATGGCACTTTATCCAGAATCTCTACATCGTTGACATCCGTTGAACCTTTTCCAGCTAATGACTGTGTGGTGATAGTTTATTTCATAAGTTTGGAAAGAGAAACTAAACCGTTTTATGGCTTGGCATTCAAGTTTATTTAAACTTAATTACTTAAATGGTGTGATCAGTGGAAACTGAAGTTTTCATGCTTTCATGGTCAGACACCCTTGGTGAATGCAGGGCCCCTTTCCTGCTACCAATACCATTAATTAGCCAAAGTTTGTTTTGGTTGGCGCTTCTCAGATGTAGATAGTTTTGCTCAGCCTATACATGAAGTTGCTATGTAAGTCTCCAATGCGCGTATGTTTGACATGAAGTGCTATGTGTTTCTCCAGGCTGCTGGTATCCATAAGAAGGTGGCCCGCACCATCGGTATCGCAGTGGATGCTCGCCGCCGCAACAGATCCACAGAGTCCCTGCAGGCCAACGTGCAGCGGCTGAAGGAGTACCGCTCCAAACTCATCCTCTTCCCTAGGAAGGCATCCGCGCCCAAGAAGGGAGACAGCTCTGTGAGTATCTgtcagagaggaggggaggagatgATGTCTGGACAGATTAAGGGTTCTTGCTAATAGTGACAGTAAGGGTGAGAGGAATGTGGCGCTAGGTCTGaccaaataaacataataatgttGGGTGAGGTCATGACAGctcttgggggaggggggggggggtgatttttCCTGCTTTTAAAGTAACCTGTAAAAtagtgacattttattttaagagTATTTTTGTAGCCTTCACTCCAATTCTaactgttctgtttatttacacAGGCTGAAGAGGTCAAGATGGCCACACAACTTGTTGGGCCAGTCATGCCAATTAAGAATGTAAGTAATCTTCACTGCTGTGTTTCAGATCTTTAAGTAGGCCATTTCCGTTTGCTTGGAGTAAGACTCGTTTTTTATGTAAATATACCTCATCCCTGCTGACTGccttaaacattttgtttaaggTACAATACAGGTGTTTTTTGTCTCCTATTTAAATACTAACTCAACAGGAAATACTGTCATCTGTTAAAAGTAATGCCTGCAGAATTAAGACATGTATTTTGACACTTGCAGATCTATGCAATTTAAAGATAAACCTGAAGGCACTGCATTGAAATAagtgaacagtgtttttttctttctccataaATTATCAAATTACTTGGTTTAGCCAGCCAGAAGGATCCGCAGGTAGAAACCTATCCGTGTAAAATGTGCAACACTGCAGAGTACCACGATCAAGTAAAATTTGAGTCTTTCAAGTTAACTTTTTGTGCTTTCTGCTTCATCAGTACCCTGAATTTGTTGTCTTACTAAATTTTTTACGTTGATAGGTTCCAGCAATGGGTATTTTCTTGTACCATAGACTTTATACATGCAAAAGCTACACATTCTTCAATTCTCATTCTCTTGTAAGGATTCTTGTCCCAGTCAGATGATGATAATTCTCCGGAATCTCTGTAATTGCATTGATGATTCCCCTGAACCCTTTTATTCTGATGACTGTAGACCTCATGTCTGTTTTGCTTTACAAAAACTGCCTGTTTTTTAATGTAGCTAACCCTAAAGTGCCACTTTGTCAGTTGGAGATCTAGATCTTTTAAAGATTTAACCTTGAAAGCACTGCATTGAAATAAGTGAAGAGTGTTTCTTTTTCTCATAAGTTATCAAAGCGATGTGTTTTATTCCGTGTGCAGATATACAAGAAGGAGAAGGCCCGGGTGATCTCGGAGGAAGAGAAAAACTTCAAGGCCTTCGCCAGCCTGCGTATGGCCCGCTCCAACGCCCGTCTCTTTGGCATCCGTGCCAAGAGAGCAAAGGAAGCTGCCGACCAGGACGTGGAGAAGAAGAAATAAACTCTTTAGTTTCTATGGAACTTTCAATAAAAATCTGCGACATGAAAGCCCTGTGTGACTTGACTTGCTTTCTGTACCACTCTGGGAGGGTAGGGATGTCTAATTTCATCCGATACGGATGTTTTCAAGCAGATAACGCTACTCCCATTGGTCAAACAAAGATTTTATTGAGTCATGCATTAAAGACTTAATTTAATTATTAGGTAtgttataagaaactaagtcaagcagtGTAAAGGTTTGGTTACTGGCTTCATCAgtcctaatgcattgtaaagggTTTAGCTATGTACTTAACTAAAGAAAGTACTAGAAGGCAATACAATTGCATACATTTCTACTAGGTGTTTAAACCAATTTTGTATTCCTTGTATGCATTGATGAAGGCACTACCTGAAATGTTAGTCTACTGAACAAACCTTTTACCTTGCCTTCCTTGCTATCGGCAAATGTATTGCAGGGTGATATACACATAACTATCAGGTTGGGGGGTATTGAATTGGATGTCACAAGGGCTCTCGTACAGCAAACATTACATTTGCCGCTGTAAAATTGGAGTAAGTAATGTGTTCAGCGAAGCAGACTCCTGGTAAATAATCTGAAGTGAAACATAAATGTGATGCATGTCTAAAATGAATGGGGTTCAGATAGTGCAGGAAAATTGGAAATCCTGTTTAACACAGTGTGACAATGTAGTATGGCAAAATAAATATAGGGAAAAAGAATGTTCTGCATAGTCTTATTCCTATTTCCACAATAGCCTTGTTACACCCTATATAcatgtccatatatatatatatatataaggacttGAGGTGAACCGAAGTTACTACAGGCACTTTTACACAGAATAATACAGACAAGCAATGGAGATATTTTCTTTCTAATTGCACACAAAAACTTCAACATTTTCATGATCAGAGGTTGAGCCAGCTCTTACTTTTAAGTTCATCATGggggtcattttttatttttttttattgtattggtgCAGTATAAATAACCAAGTTTGTTGCAATATTGCCTACATGAGTATTTTCGTTTTACTTCTGTACATAGGCTGTTTACTTGTACCTTTTTATTTGTACCTTTTATTTCACCACTGGGTGGCAGCAGCACTTTGCAGCTTCCAGTTGGAGTTGGTCCTTATCAGTGTTTTTGGAGATGATTGCTTATGACTCTGAGGTTCATGCTGTGCAAGGCTCTAGCTGCTTCAATGCACTTGGATAGCTGTGGCaggaaatacattttactttgtcAGCTATTAGAACAAGTATGATAAATCTGTTTGGAGAAAACTGAAAGATCTCACAAGTTTGTGAATTAACTTTTTGCCGCCTTcatctttatacagtatttcCTGAGCAAAACAATGAATGCAACGTTTATCTGTAATAAATAAGGAATGTGCGACAAAAacgggtttatttttttttagattctcaGAATTTAGCGTTCATGAAAGGACAGGGACCATGTTTCCTCAGTTCTGTTAGCACTCCTCAGTCCTGACTTGAAAACACACTGCCATTCAGTGCTGGGTGCATAGTGGTGTATACTTATGGTGGGTTTATGATATTGACTAGGTAGAGACAACCCAACTTGATGTAGATTATCTACTCAAGCAGACTAACACCATcctattccttttaaaaatgtacccTAATTCACTGATTTCTTAGGATAGtattgttgtttttgtctgtCCTTTACTACACTTAGCTATGATTTTACCATGGATACCACATCATTATACAGGATAGAAAATTAGTTTTTAAAGCATTGCTGTAATCCTTTCTCAAAGTAAAAGGCATGATTGGAAtctggacataaaaaaaaaaacacgagcaGTGTTTATTTAGAAAACTAAGCGTGACACAGATTTGAATTACCCGTTATTGCACAAGCTGCCGACAGTGGCAGCTTTGACATTCTCCAATCACCACAGAAGCTCAAGGGTGCTCAACACTGATGAGTAAAAACAAATGTCAGGATAATGCAGGGTACTTTAGGAGCCAAACTAATTAATGTTGAAATAATTTCTGGGAATTTTCAACAATAGCATGATTTGCATCAGAGGCTCAGGGTCAGGGCTGAAATAAAGAACACAGGCAGTGGGCAGAACAAGTGCTAATCTGACTGGTACATACAGCTTCAAACAGCATCCACTCACACACATGCGTTCACAACTTATTAATACGGTTCTGGTTGTTAAagccatagaaacacacacaaaagagTTTTCCTTACTGATTGAGCAATACACAAGAGAAAACATCAACATTAAAAATTATCTGAATTAAAGCTAGCTTAAATGTGGAAAGTTCCAAACAAGCTTAACCTAAAAACATGTTTAAGTTGAATGctataaatacaacaaataataaaatacaatgactgagAGAAACTAAGAATTCTTTTAACGAAAAATATTCAGATAGTTCACATGGCATAACTAGTGATTATTGAGTCTCATTTGAATAACCTATATAGCTATTATAAGATCTTTCAATTTTTATCCTAAACAAACTCACATGCCCCCTATTATTTTCATGTTGCCcagaaagtatggtaaagcataaaaaatgtttaaaaaattggcaaaccatgggaaaagcataagAAAATGGCcaaggtaaacttttataagggttattcTGACCCAATGCTATACATATCATGGAAGTACTCTACCCTTCACTTCCTGTGTAATGGTTGTAATTCAGGAAGTAGGAATATTGGGCTTCACCAAATGGCTGAATGGCTTTATAAcaacttgttttaaaatgtgaatgtTATGATTACAATTCACTTATCTTTCACTATTTATTAATAAGATCTTATCAAGGAGCCTCGCTTCTTCTGGCCAGATATTGTAcagaattgtaaaatgtatttttactgaCAGTTTGGCATtagttaaaataattgtattgggCCAGTCAAAACGTAGAAGCTAAGCATTGACTTCCTCTTTCAGAAGACTGCAACCATGTGATTCCACTCTGCTGCATCCGCTTGGAGTCTCCCTGGACAGTACTAGTTCATCTCCTGGTCAGCTACTTAAATACATCACAGCCTCCAATCCAGGCAGTAATTCATTGCATTTCAAAGCCTTTGTCTGAATGTGTCACTAACTCACAAGAACATATGCATGTCTACGTGTGCATTCAAGGTTCTGTGGGTGACTTCATCAGCGGCTTCCGACAGTCACGTTGGACTGATTTGCAGTCACTTGGGTAGCCTGCGTCTCTCAAGGTGAAAGGTTGGGTTGTGAAGGAAATCGAATGCACTGTTGCATATTTCAAAGCCTCAGTGCTTCACTGGTATCGACAAGTAAATTAAGTCTTTATAATGTGACAGAGCATGAATAGTCCAATGTGAAAGGTAGCAAGGAAATTAAGGGtgactaaatgtttttctttcttttttttaagtcactacatccttttttttaattgattttcttTTGCAGAACTAAAAATTACAAATACTCTCAGCTCCAGAAATCCACCCATGGAACAATTCCATTCCGAGGAATGTGTATTTCTTCCAGTGCTGAGACATTTAAAAAGTACCAGTAGGATACAATTATATCAGTGCATTAGTGGAAGCAGCTGGTTGCTTAATGACAAGACAGAAGGAGCTAAACAGAAGTGTACAAGagcccaggaagtacaagactaCCTGAAAGAAAGACATGCAAAGGGATATATAACCTACTACAGAATAtttcacaatgcaatacaattgGATTGTAACTCCTAGTATCCTGCTCGGCTAATCAAAATGTTTGATTTGCTGACATTTCTGCACACTATGTTAATATAACCCTTGAGTTTTTAATCTCTTAAGCACTCCAAATCATCTATTATTATaccatattatttattaaatataacatATCCACCTTCCTGTGTTGtactatataatttttttaagtgTTAATTTATATTCAACcgttgttttatagttatggatgaaataaaacaaaaatggtcaGGCCCCTAGCTTAACCTTGTGTCTATGCATCATCGTTCTTTCTTTGTCAGTGAACTACTAAGTTCTTTGCTTTGTAATTATACCCGAGTCAGTGGCACAGAACTTACCCATAAAGATGACTCTACAGTCTTGTTTACTTACAAATTAGTCAAATAAAAAAGCATTACTCCCAGAGGAGCAAAACTGTAACTTGCAGGCTATTTAGAAATGAGTTTTATTAAATTGTAATTGTAGATCCATTTGTTGCACTAATTGCATTATGTAATGTTGAGACTTTTATTACCCAGGTAAAGA
Proteins encoded in this region:
- the LOC117424232 gene encoding large ribosomal subunit protein eL13 — protein: MAPSRNGMLLNPHFHKDWQRRVRTWFNQPARKIRRRKARQAKARRIAPRPIAGPLRPSVRCPTVRYHTRVRSGRGFTLEELKAAGIHKKVARTIGIAVDARRRNRSTESLQANVQRLKEYRSKLILFPRKASAPKKGDSSAEEVKMATQLVGPVMPIKNIYKKEKARVISEEEKNFKAFASLRMARSNARLFGIRAKRAKEAADQDVEKKK